In Halorussus limi, a genomic segment contains:
- a CDS encoding ABC transporter permease subunit has translation MSLRAVAAKDFKDVRRAKLLWFVGGIYTLFAALFFYTGSTGQSPSVLRQLWNMSGLAILFIPLVALVAAYLAVAGERESGSIKFLLSIPNRRRDVVFGKFLSRAGLVCGAIVAAFAVGAALTAALYPAVELGTFARVVALVLYFALAYVAVAIGISALTASRSRAMAGSVGYFFVFNVLWIQGSAFSVVGALRFVFEDTLGVSLSQNTEAFVQSLSPAAAYLQSLRLAFPEGYRDIPPADPSTPFYLTPEFSLAILGAWILLPLLVGYLRFERTDLG, from the coding sequence ATGAGCCTCCGCGCCGTCGCCGCCAAGGACTTCAAGGACGTTCGGCGCGCGAAACTCCTCTGGTTCGTCGGCGGCATCTACACGCTGTTCGCCGCGCTGTTCTTCTACACCGGCAGTACCGGCCAGAGTCCATCGGTCCTGCGACAGCTCTGGAACATGTCGGGGCTGGCCATCCTGTTCATCCCGCTGGTGGCGCTCGTGGCCGCCTACCTCGCGGTCGCGGGCGAACGCGAGTCGGGGAGCATCAAGTTCCTGCTCTCGATTCCGAACCGCCGCCGGGACGTGGTGTTCGGGAAGTTCCTCTCGCGGGCCGGACTGGTCTGTGGCGCCATCGTCGCGGCGTTCGCGGTCGGCGCGGCGCTGACCGCGGCGCTCTACCCCGCGGTCGAACTCGGCACCTTCGCGCGGGTCGTCGCGCTGGTGCTCTACTTCGCGCTGGCCTACGTCGCCGTCGCCATCGGCATCTCGGCGCTGACCGCCTCCCGGTCGCGGGCGATGGCCGGGTCGGTCGGCTACTTCTTCGTGTTCAACGTCCTCTGGATTCAGGGGTCGGCGTTCTCTGTCGTCGGCGCGCTCCGGTTCGTCTTCGAGGACACGCTCGGGGTCTCGCTCTCGCAGAACACCGAGGCGTTCGTCCAGTCGCTGAGTCCCGCGGCGGCGTACCTCCAGTCGCTCCGACTCGCGTTCCCCGAGGGCTACCGGGACATCCCGCCCGCCGACCCCTCGACGCCGTTCTACCTGACGCCCGAGTTCTCGCTCGCGATTCTGGGCGCGTGGATTCTGCTGCCCCTGCTCGTGGGCTACCTGCGCTTCGAGCGGACCGACCTCGGGTAG
- a CDS encoding ABC transporter ATP-binding protein translates to MPAIETRGLTKRFGEDVVAVDSLNLTVESGEIFGFLGPNGAGKSTTINVLLDFIRPTEGSAEVLGHDAQRETQAIRERVGVLPEGATLYDRLTGREHVEWVADTKRADDDPDEILDRVGLGREDRQRRAGGYSKGMSQRLALGMALVGDPDLLILDEPSSGLDPNGIQEMRDLLREEAERGTTVFFSSHILPQVEAVCDRVGIMSGGRLVAEDTIEGLRESTGGSSQITATVDRIPDGFDPTELGTLAGVERASSDGNAVTAVCSDPGAKMDVLKRIDEVATVRDIRSEEASLEELFNRYTAADPGDGTGPTGSAEAGRTTEASGSDGSDDEPAEESAGVTA, encoded by the coding sequence ATGCCAGCAATCGAAACGCGCGGTCTGACCAAGCGGTTCGGTGAGGACGTGGTCGCCGTCGATTCGCTCAACCTCACCGTCGAGTCCGGCGAGATATTCGGCTTTCTCGGGCCGAACGGCGCGGGCAAGTCCACGACCATCAACGTCCTGCTCGACTTCATCCGGCCGACCGAGGGGTCCGCGGAGGTGCTGGGCCACGACGCCCAGCGCGAGACGCAGGCCATCCGCGAGCGCGTCGGCGTCCTGCCCGAGGGCGCGACGCTCTACGACCGACTCACCGGCCGCGAACACGTCGAGTGGGTCGCCGACACCAAGCGCGCCGACGACGACCCCGACGAGATTCTCGACCGCGTGGGCCTCGGGCGCGAGGACCGCCAGCGGCGCGCCGGCGGGTACTCGAAGGGGATGAGCCAGCGCCTCGCGCTCGGGATGGCGCTGGTCGGCGACCCCGACCTGCTGATTCTGGACGAACCGTCGTCCGGCCTCGACCCCAACGGGATTCAGGAGATGCGCGACCTGCTCCGCGAGGAGGCCGAGCGCGGCACGACCGTCTTCTTCTCCAGCCACATCCTGCCGCAGGTCGAGGCGGTCTGCGACCGCGTGGGAATCATGAGCGGCGGTCGCCTCGTCGCCGAGGACACCATCGAGGGCCTCCGGGAATCGACCGGCGGGAGCAGTCAGATAACCGCTACCGTGGACCGCATCCCCGACGGCTTCGACCCGACGGAACTCGGGACACTCGCTGGCGTCGAGCGCGCGAGTTCGGACGGCAACGCCGTGACCGCGGTCTGCTCGGACCCCGGCGCGAAGATGGACGTGCTGAAACGCATCGACGAGGTGGCGACGGTCCGCGACATCCGCTCCGAGGAGGCGTCGCTCGAAGAACTGTTCAACCGGTACACCGCCGCCGACCCCGGCGACGGGACCGGTCCGACCGGGAGCGCCGAAGCGGGCAGGACCACAGAAGCGAGCGGAAGCGACGGGTCCGACGACGAACCCGCCGAGGAGTCCGCGGGGGTGACGGCATGA
- a CDS encoding S9 family peptidase: MTTYDFERYLNVRSAKAPSFGPDGELSFLMDTTGVSQVWRLDEPREWPQQLTFEEEAVSFADWSPERDELAFGMDQGGDERTQLFRLDGDGETVTPLTDKPEAIHYWGGWNSDGSAFAFASNRRDESVFDVYVQGRDERGDDAEMVHEGDGWLSVSGWSPSDDRLVVTEMHSSFDYDVSVLDLETGDLDHVTPHEGDVRYQSVNWGPDGDALYLITDEGEDTTYVARLDLETRELETVATGGQWNVESLTVDEDTGRFVFGTNVDGYTELTVGELTGETEFEELPAPDVPKAVTGGGVFDDGAERFALTVTGSTENTNVYVVDVESGESERWTDAATAGLPKDSFVEPRLVRYETFDGREIPAFFSVPEGAAEGETPVIVDIHGGPESQRRPTFHSVKQYFLNRGYAYLEPNVRGSTGYGKAYTHLDDVEKRMDSVRDIAEAVEWLRDQPEIDPERVVAFGGSYGGFMVLAALTEYPDLWAAGVDVVGIANFVTFLENTGDWRREHREAEYGSLADDREFLESISPTNNIENIQAPLLVLHGANDPRVPVGEAEQIAETAADQGVPVEKLVFEDEGHGFSKLENRIEAYTTVADFLDEHV, from the coding sequence ATGACAACGTACGACTTCGAGCGCTACCTCAACGTCCGGAGCGCGAAGGCTCCGTCGTTCGGTCCCGACGGCGAACTCTCGTTTCTGATGGACACGACTGGCGTCTCGCAGGTCTGGCGACTCGACGAACCCCGCGAGTGGCCCCAGCAACTCACCTTCGAGGAGGAGGCGGTGAGTTTCGCCGACTGGTCGCCCGAGCGCGACGAACTCGCCTTCGGGATGGACCAAGGCGGCGACGAGCGCACCCAACTGTTCCGACTCGACGGCGACGGCGAGACCGTCACGCCGCTGACCGACAAGCCCGAGGCCATCCACTACTGGGGCGGGTGGAACTCTGACGGGTCGGCGTTCGCGTTCGCGTCGAACCGGCGCGACGAGTCGGTGTTCGACGTGTACGTGCAGGGCCGCGACGAGCGAGGCGACGACGCCGAGATGGTCCACGAGGGCGACGGTTGGCTCTCGGTGTCGGGGTGGAGTCCGAGCGACGACCGCCTCGTCGTGACAGAGATGCACTCCAGTTTCGACTACGACGTGTCGGTCCTCGACCTCGAAACCGGCGACCTCGACCACGTGACGCCCCACGAGGGAGACGTGCGCTACCAGTCGGTCAACTGGGGTCCCGACGGCGACGCGCTCTACCTGATTACCGACGAGGGGGAGGACACCACCTACGTCGCCCGACTCGACCTCGAAACTCGGGAACTGGAGACGGTCGCGACCGGCGGGCAGTGGAACGTCGAGAGTCTCACCGTGGACGAGGACACCGGCCGGTTCGTCTTCGGAACGAACGTAGACGGCTACACCGAACTCACGGTCGGGGAACTCACGGGCGAGACCGAGTTCGAGGAGTTGCCCGCGCCCGACGTTCCGAAGGCAGTCACCGGCGGCGGCGTCTTCGACGACGGGGCCGAGCGGTTCGCGCTGACCGTCACGGGAAGCACCGAGAACACCAACGTCTACGTCGTGGACGTCGAATCGGGCGAGTCCGAGCGGTGGACCGACGCCGCCACGGCCGGACTCCCGAAGGACTCGTTCGTGGAACCGCGACTGGTCCGGTACGAGACGTTCGACGGCCGCGAGATTCCGGCCTTCTTCTCGGTGCCCGAGGGCGCGGCCGAGGGCGAGACGCCGGTCATCGTGGACATCCACGGCGGCCCCGAGAGCCAGCGCCGGCCCACGTTCCACTCGGTCAAGCAGTACTTCCTGAACCGGGGGTACGCCTACCTCGAACCGAACGTCCGCGGTTCGACGGGGTACGGCAAGGCGTACACCCACCTCGACGACGTGGAGAAGCGCATGGACTCGGTGCGCGATATCGCCGAGGCGGTCGAGTGGCTCCGCGACCAACCCGAAATCGACCCCGAGCGAGTCGTCGCCTTCGGCGGGTCGTACGGCGGGTTCATGGTGCTGGCGGCGCTGACCGAGTACCCCGACCTCTGGGCCGCGGGCGTGGACGTGGTCGGCATCGCGAACTTCGTCACGTTCCTCGAAAACACGGGCGACTGGCGGCGCGAACACCGCGAGGCCGAGTACGGGTCGCTCGCCGACGACCGCGAGTTCCTCGAATCCATCAGCCCCACGAACAACATCGAGAACATCCAAGCGCCCCTGCTGGTCCTCCACGGCGCGAACGACCCCCGCGTCCCGGTCGGCGAGGCCGAGCAGATAGCCGAGACCGCGGCCGATCAGGGCGTTCCGGTCGAGAAGTTGGTCTTCGAGGACGAGGGCCACGGCTTCTCGAAACTGGAGAACCGAATCGAGGCGTACACCACGGTCGCGGACTTCCTCGACGAACACGTCTGA